One window of the Cryptomeria japonica chromosome 7, Sugi_1.0, whole genome shotgun sequence genome contains the following:
- the LOC131048597 gene encoding pathogenesis-related protein 1: MVATSISVEIDSPVEATRLWKAIVKDYDLLPKQMPGVCSGVTRLQGDGGVGTVIQIDFTPVNKDFSYVKERMDEIDEENFYYKFSYVEGGELGTVWASAQFKLKLTPKAEGGCVLSHTCDYDSLPGVSIDQAKIQEMEGAATGLLKTVEAYLISNPTLYV; the protein is encoded by the exons ATGGTGGCCACAAGCATAAGTGTAGAAATTGATTCTCCAGTGGAGGCAACCAGACTTTGGAAAGCAATAGTAAAAGACTACGATCTCCTCCCAAAGCAAATGCCAGGCGTATGCTCAGGCGTCACTCGTCTCCAGGGCGACGGAGGTGTGGGCACCGTTATACAAATTGATTTCACACCTG TTAACAAGGATTTCAGCTACGTGAAGGAACGCATGGACGAAATCGATGAGGAAAACTTTTATTACAAGTTCAGCTATGTGGAGGGAGGGGAGCTTGGGACTGTGTGGGCTTCTGCTCAGTTTAAGCTCAAATTGACACCCAAAGCAGAGGGTGGATGCGTGCTGAGTCACACGTGTGATTATGACAGCCTCCCTGGCGTTTCCATCGACCAAGCCAAAATACAAGAGATGGAGGGTGCCGCAACTGGTCTGTTAAAGACAGTAGAAGCATATCTCATATCTAATCCGACTTTATATGTGTAG
- the LOC131048589 gene encoding putative pentatricopeptide repeat-containing protein At3g13770, mitochondrial, protein MNRRGFMSETFLFNTLITIYGKCGSLLDAHEVFDEMPELNVISWTAMISACASSEEAETALGLFSQMQRTSIQPNHFTLSAILSAIRRGLQVASLEQGLEVHAQAVRRGLQLDLFVGNALVDMYVKCGSMEDALHVFDTMPQQDVVSWTSIIAGCEQNGLIEEALEMFHQMQQVGVMPNLKTFTNALSACPSLSALEQGVEITYSVK, encoded by the exons ATGAATAGGAGAGGATTTATGTCAGAAACGTTTCTGTTCAATACGCTTATCACCATTTATGGCAAGTGTGGAAGCTTATTGGATGCTCATGAAGTGTTTGACGAAATGCCTGAACTAAATGTGATTTCATGGACAGCCATGATTTCGGCCTGTGCTAGCAGTGAGGAAGCTGAAACGGCACTAGGGTTGTTTTCCCAAATGCAGAGGACAAGCATTCAACCCAATCACTTTACGCTCTCCGCCATTCTTTCTGCTATTCGAAGAGGACTGCA GGTAGCATCTCTGGAGCAGGGACTGGAAGTCCATGCGCAAGCAGTTCGAAGAGGACTGCAGTTAGATTTATTTGTCGGGAATGCCCTTGTAGATatgtatgtaaaatgtggaagcatggaGGATGCACTCCATGTGTTTGACACAATGCCGCAACAAGATGTCGTGTCATGGACAAGTATTATTGCAGGGTGTGAACAGAATGGGCTCATTGAAGAAGCCCTAGAGATGTTCCATCAAATGCAGCAAGTGGGAGTGATGCCGAACTTGAAAACCTTCACAAATGCTCTCTCAGCCTGCCCCAGCTTGTCAGCTCTGGAACAAGGTGTTGAAATCACATATTCAGTTAAGTAG
- the LOC131048588 gene encoding pentatricopeptide repeat-containing protein At1g05750, chloroplastic translates to MNAKCGKIEKARDLFDKMPHRTGISWTAMIAGYMINGQVEEAIKAFHEIPEKITAPWTAMIAGYAHNGHCKEAVELYEQMELAGVKPELKTFVRVLPACGKLAALEQGKKMHKEIVRRQLESHATVSNALMDMYAKCGSIKEARNIFDNMQHRDGVSWKSIIGGYGMNGCAKEVLNLFEQMQYSGTNPCLVTFVCILHACCHAGLVNEGKKYFDCMTQNYNLTPAMEHYGCMVDLLGRAGNLDEAEDFINKMPIKADGRC, encoded by the coding sequence ATGAACGCTAAATGTGGAAAGATAGAGAAGGCGCGtgatttgtttgacaaaatgccgcATCGGACTGGCATATCATGGAcagccatgattgcaggatatatgATAAATGGTCAAGTTGAAGAAGCCATAAAGGCCTTTCACGAAATCCCAGAGAAGATTACAGCACCTTGGAcggcaatgattgcaggatatgcacataaTGGACATTGTAAAGAAGCCGTGGAGCTTTACGAACAAATGGAACTTGCTGGTGTAAAGCCGGAACTGAAGACATTTGTCAGAGTTCTACCAGCGTGTGGCAAGTTGGCTGCTCTGGAACAGGGTAAGAAGATGCACAAGGAAATTGTTAGAAGGCAATTAGAGTCACATGCTACCGTTTCTAATGCTCTTATGGACATGTATGCTAAATGTGGAAGCATAAAGGAAGCACGCAATATATTTGACAACATGCAACATCGAGATGGTGTGTCCTGGAAATCTATAATTGGAGGATATGGTATGAATGGCTGTGCAAAGGaggtcctcaatctctttgaacAGATGCAATACTCTGGTACAAACCCATGCCTTGTCACTTTTGTTTGTATTTTACATGCATGTTGTCATGCCGGCCTAGTGAATGAGgggaaaaaatattttgattgcatGACTCAAAATTATAACCTCACACCAGCAATGGAGCATTATGGTtgcatggttgaccttcttggcCGTGCGGGAAATCTTGATGAGGCAGAAGACTTTATCAACAAAATGCCAATAAAGGCCGATGGCCGATGCTAA
- the LOC131048587 gene encoding pentatricopeptide repeat-containing protein At3g57430, chloroplastic-like, with protein sequence MTKEKKVKKTPGCSWIEVNRNVHTFLIGDRLHPQTEKIYETLEMLSMQMKALEYVPDLSFVLSDVEEEQKELILSHHSEKQAIAFGFMNTHPGTIIRVTKTLRICRDFHIAGIFLFSLDDNSASRAADMIVIAFTN encoded by the exons ATGACGAAAGAGAAAAAGGTGAAAAAAACTCCCGGATGCAGTTGGATTGAGGTCAATAGAAATGTTCACACTTTCCTGATAGGAGATAGGTTACATCCTCAAACAGAGAAAATATATGAGACGTTAGAGATGTTATCCATGCAAATGAAGGCATTAGAATATGTTCCCGACTTAAGCTTTGTCCTGAGTGACGTTGAGGAAGAGCAAAAAGAACTAATTCTTAGCCACCATAGTGAGAAACAAGCAATTGCATTTGGGTTTATGAATACACATCCTGGTACAATTATCAGAGTAACCAAAACCCTTCGCATATGTAGAGATTTTCACATTGCTG GGATTTTCCTGTTTTCCCTTGATGATAATAGCGCCAGCAGAGCTGCAGACATGATTGTGATTGCGTTTACAAACTAA